In Paramormyrops kingsleyae isolate MSU_618 chromosome 5, PKINGS_0.4, whole genome shotgun sequence, one DNA window encodes the following:
- the wdr83 gene encoding WD repeat domain-containing protein 83, protein MAFPLPRPQPPQLPHHLLRTVDCKQGAIRAVRFNADGNYILSCGGDKTLRLWSASRGTLLKTYSGHGYEVLDADGAFDNSHICSCSSDKTVILWDVASGLVSRKLRGHAGKVNCVRFNEEATVIVSGSIDGSVRCWDTRSRRPEPIQVLDEARDGVSSVKVSEYELLSGSVDGRVRRYDLRMGQLHVDFINSPITCVCFSQDGQCTLSSSLDSAVRLLDKSTGEMLGEYTGHKNTSYKLDCCLSHKDTHVLSCSEDGYVYFWDLVEGSVSLKLPVGKATVQSLSFHPSEPRLLTAMEGSVKVWGAEPEDTVEDQGQQ, encoded by the exons ATGGCGTTCCCTCTACCCCGGCCGCAGCCGCCACAGCTTCCCCATCACTTGCTCCGTACGGTGGACTGTAAGCAGGGAGCAATAAGAGCGGTTCGTTTCAACG CTGATGGCAACTACATTTTGTCTTGTGGCGGCGACAAGACCCTTCGGCTCTGGAGTGCGAGCCGGGGCACTTTGCTGAAGACCTACAGCGGGCATGGATACGAGGTGCTGGATGCTGACGG TGCTTTCGACAACAGCCACATCTGCTCCTGTAGCTCAGACAAGACGGTGATCCTGTGGGATGTGGCTTCGGGACTGGTTTCCCGAAAACTGAGGGGGCACGCGGGG AAAGTGAACTGCGTGCGGTTCAATGAGGAGGCGACGGTTATTGTGTCCG GCTCCATAGATGGTTCAGTGAGGTGCTGGGACACGCGATCCAGGAGGCCCGAGCCGATCCAGGTTCTGGATGAGGCCCGGGACGGCGTGAGCAGCGTTAAAGTGTCAGAGTATGAGCTACTATCAGG CTCAGTGGACGGCCGAGTGCGACGCTATGACCTTCGGATGGGGCAGCTGCACGTGGACTTCATCAACA GCCCCATCACCTGCGTGTGCTTCAGCCAAGACGGTCAGTGCACCCTCAGCTCCAGCCTGGACTCCGCAGTCAggctgctggacaagtccacgGGGGAGATGTTGGGAGA ATACACTGGCCACAAGAATACTTCATACAAGCTGGACTGCTGTCTGTCCCACAAGGACACTCATGTGTTAAGCTGCTCTGAGGACGGCTATGTCTACTTCTGGGATTTGGTGGAG GGCTCTGTGTCGTTGAAGTTGCCCGTAGGGAAAGCGACTGTGCAGTCACTCTCATTCCACCCTTCAGAGCCCCGCCTACTCACTGCCATGGAAGGCAGTGTAAAGGTGTGGGGGGCGGAGCCTGAGGACACAGTAGAGGATCAGGGACAACAGTGA
- the LOC111845227 gene encoding persephin-like produces MKILLNVAVLLCCVHRDDGHLLHSLLGLQGKAFPPDSPESGALLEDSDGEEQETGRQGAARARRDAESPCGLRMLLLRVRELGLGYDSDETVLFKYCSGTCPFVRSNHDLTLTNLLLRGALPPPLPGDSWHSTPCCRPTHHEDLAFLDNTHRWHKVEELSAAACTCVG; encoded by the exons ATGAAGATCTTGCTGAACGTAGCCGTGCTGCTCTGCTGCGTCCACAGGGATGATGGACACCTGCTGCATTCACTGCTGG GCTTGCAGGGGAAGGCGTTTCCCCCTGATTCGCCAGAGTCGGGGGCTCTGCTCGAGGACAGCGATGGTGAAGAGCAGGAGACGGGGAGGCAGGGGGCGGCACGTGCCCGTCGAGATGCCGAGTCGCCCTGCGGCCTGCGCATGCTGCTGCTCCGGGTGCGAGAGCTGGGTCTAGGCTATGACTCGGACGAGACGGTGCTTTTCAAGTACTGCAGCGGCACCTGCCCCTTCGTGCGGTCCAACCACGACctgaccctcaccaacctcctgCTGCGGGGAGCACTACCACCCCCCCTTCCCGGTGACAGCTggcacagcaccccctgctgccgACCCACCCACCACGAGGACCTCGCTTTCCTGGATAACACCCACCGCTGGCACAAGGTGGAAGAGCTGTCTGCGGCAGCCTGCACCTGTGTGGGTTGA
- the alkbh7 gene encoding alpha-ketoglutarate-dependent dioxygenase alkB homolog 7, mitochondrial, whose amino-acid sequence MRALFTVCKRLSEKALVGPSPTLSWVPRRPRSVGGIPACNPSARRLVFSLSSEVLEKLRGHVEVRENFISEEEERALLRELEPGLKKKRYEFDHWDDAIHGYRETERLRWGPECQAILERLRSAAFPQGSQQLGPVHVLDLDQKGYIKAHIDSVKFCGSTIAGVSLLSDSVMRLVSEDNVEHWADLLLLRRSLYIIRDRARYKFTHEVLKDEDSFFLGERIPRDRRISVICRNLPA is encoded by the exons ATGAGAGCGCTGTTTACAGTTTGTAAACGTCTGAGTGAAAAGGCGCTTGTGGGTCCATCTCCGACCCTGAGCTGGGTGCCTCGGCGCCCGCGGTCAGTCGGGGGAATCCCCGCCTGCAACCCTTCGGCCAGACGGCTTGTGTTCAGTCTGTCATCCGAGGTGCTGGAGAAGCTGCGAGGGCATGTGGAGGTGAGGGAGAACTTCATCAGCGAAGAGGAGGAGAGGGCTTTGCTCAGGGAGCTGGAGCCGGGGCTCAAGAAGAAGCGATACGAGTTTGACCACTGGGACGAT GCGATTCACGGCTACCGGGAAACGGAGCGACTGCGATGGGGCCCCGAGTGTCAGGCGATACTGGAGCGTCTCAGGAGTGCGGCTTTCCCGCAGGGCAGTCAGCAGCTCGGCCCCGTGCACGTCCTAGATCTTGACCAGAAAGGGTACATAAAGGCGCATATTGACAGCGTGAAG TTCTGTGGCAGCACTATAGCTGGAGTGAGTTTGCTGTCAGACAGCGTGATGCGACTGGTCAGCGAGGATAACGTGGAACACTGGGCGGACCTGCTTCTGCTAAGGCGATCTCTGTACATCATCAG GGACCGGGCAAGATACAAGTTCACACACGAGGTGCTGAAAGACGAGGATTCGTTCTTCTTAGGGGAGAGAATACCCCGGGACCGCCGCATTTCAGTAATTTGCCGGAACCTTCCTGCCTGA
- the yju2b gene encoding probable splicing factor YJU2B, producing the protein MGERKGVNKYYPPDFDPAKHGSLNGYWKTHPLRERARKLSQGILIIRFEMPYNIWCDGCKNHIGMGVRYNAEKKKVGNYYTTPIYRFRMKCHLCVNYIEMQTDPATCDYVIVSGAQRKEERWDMAENEQILTTEHSEKEKLETDAMYKLDHGGRDKEKLRASLPTLNELQEQQAAWKDDFQINSALRRKFRVCACECTACLFVCMYRKCKVGRASFLSAWDSPHSRHK; encoded by the exons ATG GGTGAGCGGAAAGGAGTAAACAAGTATTACCCTCCGGACTTCGATCCGGCGAAG CATGGCTCTCTCAACGGCTACTGGAAGACTCACCCCCTGCGGGAGAGGGCCAGAAAGCTGTCACAGGGCATCCTCATCATCCG GTTTGAAATGCCCTACAACATCTGGTGTGATGGCTGTAAGAACCACATTGGCATGG GGGTCCGATACAATGCAGAGAAGAAGAAAGTCGGTAATTACTACACCACACCCATCTATCG GTTCAGGATGAAGTGCCACCTGTGTGTGAATTACATCGAGATGCAGACGGACCCCGCCACCTGCGACTACGTCATTGTGAGTGGGGCGCAGCGCAAGGAGGAGCGCTGGGACATGGCGGAGAATGAGCAGATTCTGACCACCG AGCATAGTGAGAAGGAGAAGCTGGAGACGGACGCCATGTACAAACTGGACCACGGGGGGCGGGACAAGGAGAAGTTGCGGGCCTCTCTGCCCACACTCAATGAGTTGCAAGAACAGCAGGCTGCCTGGAAGGATGACTTTCAGATCAACAGCGCCCTCCGCAGGAAGTTCAGAGTATGTGCGTGTGAATGTACTGCAtgtttgtttgtatgtatgtatagaaAGTGCAAAGTTGGACGCGCTTCATTCCTGTCTGCCTGGGATTCCCCACATTCCAGACACAAATGA
- the wdr83os gene encoding PAT complex subunit Asterix, with protein MSSNSMSDPRRQNKILRYKPPSSDSNPAMEDPTPDYMNLLGMIFSMCGLMLKLKWCAWIAVYCSFISFANSRSSEDTKQMMSSFMLSISAVVMSYLQNPQPMSPPW; from the exons ATGTCTTCGAACAGTATGTCGGACCCACGGAGACAAAACAAAATCCTCCG GTACAAGCCTCCTAGTTCAGACTCGAACCCCGCCATGGAGGACCCCACCCCGGACTACATGAACCTGCTCGGCATGATCTTCAGCATGTGCGGCCTGATGCTGAAG CTGAAGTGGTGTGCGTGGATCGCGGTCTACTGCTCCTTCATCAGCTTCGCTAACTCCCGCAGCTCCGAGGACACCAAACAAATGATGAGTAGCTTCAT GTTATCTATCTCTGCAGTGGTGATGTCATATCTTCAGAACCCTCAGCCAATGTCGCCTCCATGGTAA